From the Bombus pascuorum chromosome 7, iyBomPasc1.1, whole genome shotgun sequence genome, one window contains:
- the LOC132909157 gene encoding extracellular matrix protein 2 isoform X1, which produces MKTLSILLLTVLVSGVVPRSNALSDPNDAISSTDVSLNRIEDSAESSKKSLLKTSDTSGKVSYSTVATINGETKDKTSISDDKRVTSKLKKDDLQLLKPFLGPKDLLLQEIHILDEEASNSKTQDGAKVEVNGEKRVNLTSSSNSLRTIGDNSITESSAKSKLGKDEDAPYEDDMNEDEEYENEDEYDDTDEDDNENDQEPEDDEQVMTQCPDYCKCSGEYAAVSTATCTKLVDHQSFDRNIVHLRIENAGLISLGPHAFQSRGFQQLESIVISDTRIVELNQTAFDGIPYLFSINLTRNDIQDIHPNTFQSNKQLSLLAISGNPLKHTQDLKLAKHGLFDAPSVTEFDFSFNGLTKLKRTAFSKMNGLTYVNLKGNKLKEIDSDSFSTLESLLEVDLSNNMLNELPVDLFSNSRVQTLRIAGNNLTNLSTIQAPRVKLLDVSNNKIKIIAKDDFSDATLLDTLTIRSNGLKRIHQHAFTNLNQLTNLDISDNRLTSLTEHHLRANSMLQVLLMNDNPELETLPIFKASGPDSNTFSVYRFECSNCGLYFLEEGTFNAMPAIARLNLSRNRLTGLPDGLLSRLSSLRILDLSDNIISTLESNMFRGATSLTKINLAGNPLTALQVTPFLMTPSLNKLDVSRCALERVWSEARLPLNSLRSLSVRQNLLRRITVEELRAMPNIVGLDLSYNPLYCDVEFKDAVQWLTDHGVTPLVLSSYISNYGDSDNYQDSEGISQWTDLAKIVCKDISSGPRPRPVPHKETKLKIFLGGFDTSVDSDPLLRSSVESDEDFPKLDNFDHGIQSNEESEKTWTTQDQEYEDFVASENMEYHPWYTNALWPVIIVIIIILLILLLTARIAIHLTKRRGQGPVIRPPMILRQGLIDNKNCGLVYKPLQEEIATPHVPKRGSFYSSSTFHYDKIVPESV; this is translated from the exons ATGAAGACCCTGAGCATTTTGCTGCTTACGGTACTCGTATCTGGAGTGGTTCCTCGAAGTAATGCTCTATCTGATCCTAATGACGCAATATCATCTACAGACGTATCGTTAAACCGTATAGAAGATTCTGCAGAATCATCAAAAAAATCTTTACTTAAGACAAGCGATACGTCCGGGAAAGTGTCTTATTCCACTGTCGCAACAATAAATGGAGAAACGAAAGACAAGACGTCCATTTCGGATGATAAGAGGGTaacttcaaaattaaaaaaagatgatCTACAGCTTTTAAAACCTTTCCTTGGTCCTAAGGATTTACTTTTGcaagaaattcatattttagaCGAAGAAGCTTCTAATTCTAAG aCTCAAGATGGAGCCAAAGTGGAAGTTAATGGTGAAAAACGCGTAAATTTAACATCCTCCTCAAATTCATTAAGGACAATCGGCGATAATAGCATAACCGAAAGCAGTGCTAAATCAAAATTAGGTAAAGATGAAGACGCACCCTACGAAGATGATATGAACGAGGACGAAGAATATGAAAACGAAGACGAATATGACGATACCGATGAAGACGATAACGAAAACGACCAAGAGCCCGAAGATGATGAACAAGTGATGACACAATGTCCCGATTATTGTAAATGTAGTGGGGAGTATGCAGCTGTATCGACTGCCAC ATGCACCAAACTCGTGGATCATCAATCTTTTGACAGAAATATTGTACATTTGCGTATAGAAAATGCTGGTCTAATTAGTCTTGGCCCTCATGCATTTCAGTCACGAGGTTTCCAACAATTGGAATCTATTGTGATTTCTGACACGAGAATAGTTGAATTAAATCAAACTGCGTTTGATGGAATACCATacttattttctataaatttaacaCGTAACGATATTCAAGACATTCATCCGAATACTTTCCAAAGCAACAAACAACTATCATTACTTGCAATTTCTGGAAATCCGTTAAAGCATACGCAAGATTTGAAATTGGCAAAACATGGCCTGTTTGACGCTCCATCAGTTACAGAGTTTGATTTCTCCTTTAATGGTTTGACAAAACTGAAACGTACAGCGTTTTCAAAAATGAATGGTCTGACTTATGTTAATTTAAAAGGTAACAAATTAAAGGAAATTGACAGCGATTCTTTTAGCACGTTGGAATCACTTCTGGAAGTGGATCTTTCGAACAATATGTTGAACGAACTTCCTGTTGATCTCTTTTCTAACAGTAGGGTTCAAACGCTTCGTATTGCTG GAAATAATTTGACCAATTTGAGTACTATACAAGCACCGAGAGTGAAATTATTAGATGTATCtaacaataaaatcaagataaTAGCAAAAGATGACTTTTCTGATGCAACCCTATTGGATACATTGACAATTAGATCGAATGGCCTCAAGAGAATTCATCAACATGCTTTTACTAATCTTAATCAACTTACCAATCTTGATATTAGTGATAACAGACTAACTTCTCTGACAGAACACCATTTAAGAGCTAATTCGATGTTACAAGTTTTATTAATGAACGACAATCCCGAATTGGAGACCTTACCAATATTCAAAGCATCAGGACCTGACTCTAATACATTCAG TGTATATCGATTTGAATGCTCAAATTGTGGTTTGTATTTCCTCGAAGAAGGAACTTTCAACGCTATGCCAGCAATAGCACGATTAAATTTATCTAGAAATCGTTTGACTGGTCTTCCCGACGGACTTCTGAGTCGCCTCTCGTCTTTGCGAATTCTTGATCTTTCTGACAATATAATTAGTACTTTAGAAAGTAATATGTTCCGTGGTGCCACTAGTTTAACTAAAATCAATCTTGCGGGTAATCCTTTGACAGCATTACAAGTGACACCATTCCTGATGACTCCCAGTCTTAATAAACTCGATGTAAGCAGATGCGCTTTGGAGAGAGTTTGGTCTGAAGCTAGACTTCCACTGAATAGTTTACG ATCCCTGTCAGTTCGGCAAAATCTTCTTCGTCGGATTACTGTAGAAGAACTAAGAGCAATGCCAAATATTGTTGGTTTGGACTTATCATATAATCCTCTTTATTGTGATGTTGAGTTTAAAGATGCTGTACAATGGCTCACGGATCATGGTGTGACGCCACTTGTATTGTCAAg TTATATAAGCAATTATGGTGATAGTGACAACTATCAAGACTCGGAAGGTATCAGTCAATGGACGGATTTGGCAAAAATAGTTTGTAAAGACATTAGTTCTGGACCACGACCGAGACCAGTTCCCCATAAAGAAACGAAGTTGAAAATTTTCCTTGGTGGATTTGACACGTCAGTAGATTCAGACCCTCTACTGAGAAGCAGTGTTGAAAGTGATGAA GACTTTCCTAAACTGGATAACTTTGATCACGGAATACAGTCAAATGAAGAATCTGAGAAAACCTGGACAACTCAAGATCAAGAATATGAAGACTTTGTTGCATCcgaaaatatggaatatcATCCTTGGTACACTAATGCACTTTGGCCTGTAATTATTGTGATTATCATAATTTTGTTGATTCTTCTACTAACGGCACGTATTGCAATTCATTTGACCAAACGGCGAGGTCAGGGACCTGTTATCAGGCCACCAATGATCCTTCGACAAGGCTTAATTGACAACAAGAACTGCGGTTTAGTATATAAGCCGCTTCAAGAAGAAATTGCTACACCGCATGTTCCGAAACGGGGAAGCTTTTACTCCAGCAGCACATTCCATTATGACAAAATAGTGCCGGAAAGTGTTTAG
- the LOC132909157 gene encoding extracellular matrix protein 2 isoform X2: protein MKTLSILLLTVLVSGVVPRSNALSDPNDAISSTDVSLNRIEDSAESSKKSLLKTSDTSGKVSYSTVATINGETKDKTSISDDKRTQDGAKVEVNGEKRVNLTSSSNSLRTIGDNSITESSAKSKLGKDEDAPYEDDMNEDEEYENEDEYDDTDEDDNENDQEPEDDEQVMTQCPDYCKCSGEYAAVSTATCTKLVDHQSFDRNIVHLRIENAGLISLGPHAFQSRGFQQLESIVISDTRIVELNQTAFDGIPYLFSINLTRNDIQDIHPNTFQSNKQLSLLAISGNPLKHTQDLKLAKHGLFDAPSVTEFDFSFNGLTKLKRTAFSKMNGLTYVNLKGNKLKEIDSDSFSTLESLLEVDLSNNMLNELPVDLFSNSRVQTLRIAGNNLTNLSTIQAPRVKLLDVSNNKIKIIAKDDFSDATLLDTLTIRSNGLKRIHQHAFTNLNQLTNLDISDNRLTSLTEHHLRANSMLQVLLMNDNPELETLPIFKASGPDSNTFSVYRFECSNCGLYFLEEGTFNAMPAIARLNLSRNRLTGLPDGLLSRLSSLRILDLSDNIISTLESNMFRGATSLTKINLAGNPLTALQVTPFLMTPSLNKLDVSRCALERVWSEARLPLNSLRSLSVRQNLLRRITVEELRAMPNIVGLDLSYNPLYCDVEFKDAVQWLTDHGVTPLVLSSYISNYGDSDNYQDSEGISQWTDLAKIVCKDISSGPRPRPVPHKETKLKIFLGGFDTSVDSDPLLRSSVESDEDFPKLDNFDHGIQSNEESEKTWTTQDQEYEDFVASENMEYHPWYTNALWPVIIVIIIILLILLLTARIAIHLTKRRGQGPVIRPPMILRQGLIDNKNCGLVYKPLQEEIATPHVPKRGSFYSSSTFHYDKIVPESV, encoded by the exons ATGAAGACCCTGAGCATTTTGCTGCTTACGGTACTCGTATCTGGAGTGGTTCCTCGAAGTAATGCTCTATCTGATCCTAATGACGCAATATCATCTACAGACGTATCGTTAAACCGTATAGAAGATTCTGCAGAATCATCAAAAAAATCTTTACTTAAGACAAGCGATACGTCCGGGAAAGTGTCTTATTCCACTGTCGCAACAATAAATGGAGAAACGAAAGACAAGACGTCCATTTCGGATGATAAGAGG aCTCAAGATGGAGCCAAAGTGGAAGTTAATGGTGAAAAACGCGTAAATTTAACATCCTCCTCAAATTCATTAAGGACAATCGGCGATAATAGCATAACCGAAAGCAGTGCTAAATCAAAATTAGGTAAAGATGAAGACGCACCCTACGAAGATGATATGAACGAGGACGAAGAATATGAAAACGAAGACGAATATGACGATACCGATGAAGACGATAACGAAAACGACCAAGAGCCCGAAGATGATGAACAAGTGATGACACAATGTCCCGATTATTGTAAATGTAGTGGGGAGTATGCAGCTGTATCGACTGCCAC ATGCACCAAACTCGTGGATCATCAATCTTTTGACAGAAATATTGTACATTTGCGTATAGAAAATGCTGGTCTAATTAGTCTTGGCCCTCATGCATTTCAGTCACGAGGTTTCCAACAATTGGAATCTATTGTGATTTCTGACACGAGAATAGTTGAATTAAATCAAACTGCGTTTGATGGAATACCATacttattttctataaatttaacaCGTAACGATATTCAAGACATTCATCCGAATACTTTCCAAAGCAACAAACAACTATCATTACTTGCAATTTCTGGAAATCCGTTAAAGCATACGCAAGATTTGAAATTGGCAAAACATGGCCTGTTTGACGCTCCATCAGTTACAGAGTTTGATTTCTCCTTTAATGGTTTGACAAAACTGAAACGTACAGCGTTTTCAAAAATGAATGGTCTGACTTATGTTAATTTAAAAGGTAACAAATTAAAGGAAATTGACAGCGATTCTTTTAGCACGTTGGAATCACTTCTGGAAGTGGATCTTTCGAACAATATGTTGAACGAACTTCCTGTTGATCTCTTTTCTAACAGTAGGGTTCAAACGCTTCGTATTGCTG GAAATAATTTGACCAATTTGAGTACTATACAAGCACCGAGAGTGAAATTATTAGATGTATCtaacaataaaatcaagataaTAGCAAAAGATGACTTTTCTGATGCAACCCTATTGGATACATTGACAATTAGATCGAATGGCCTCAAGAGAATTCATCAACATGCTTTTACTAATCTTAATCAACTTACCAATCTTGATATTAGTGATAACAGACTAACTTCTCTGACAGAACACCATTTAAGAGCTAATTCGATGTTACAAGTTTTATTAATGAACGACAATCCCGAATTGGAGACCTTACCAATATTCAAAGCATCAGGACCTGACTCTAATACATTCAG TGTATATCGATTTGAATGCTCAAATTGTGGTTTGTATTTCCTCGAAGAAGGAACTTTCAACGCTATGCCAGCAATAGCACGATTAAATTTATCTAGAAATCGTTTGACTGGTCTTCCCGACGGACTTCTGAGTCGCCTCTCGTCTTTGCGAATTCTTGATCTTTCTGACAATATAATTAGTACTTTAGAAAGTAATATGTTCCGTGGTGCCACTAGTTTAACTAAAATCAATCTTGCGGGTAATCCTTTGACAGCATTACAAGTGACACCATTCCTGATGACTCCCAGTCTTAATAAACTCGATGTAAGCAGATGCGCTTTGGAGAGAGTTTGGTCTGAAGCTAGACTTCCACTGAATAGTTTACG ATCCCTGTCAGTTCGGCAAAATCTTCTTCGTCGGATTACTGTAGAAGAACTAAGAGCAATGCCAAATATTGTTGGTTTGGACTTATCATATAATCCTCTTTATTGTGATGTTGAGTTTAAAGATGCTGTACAATGGCTCACGGATCATGGTGTGACGCCACTTGTATTGTCAAg TTATATAAGCAATTATGGTGATAGTGACAACTATCAAGACTCGGAAGGTATCAGTCAATGGACGGATTTGGCAAAAATAGTTTGTAAAGACATTAGTTCTGGACCACGACCGAGACCAGTTCCCCATAAAGAAACGAAGTTGAAAATTTTCCTTGGTGGATTTGACACGTCAGTAGATTCAGACCCTCTACTGAGAAGCAGTGTTGAAAGTGATGAA GACTTTCCTAAACTGGATAACTTTGATCACGGAATACAGTCAAATGAAGAATCTGAGAAAACCTGGACAACTCAAGATCAAGAATATGAAGACTTTGTTGCATCcgaaaatatggaatatcATCCTTGGTACACTAATGCACTTTGGCCTGTAATTATTGTGATTATCATAATTTTGTTGATTCTTCTACTAACGGCACGTATTGCAATTCATTTGACCAAACGGCGAGGTCAGGGACCTGTTATCAGGCCACCAATGATCCTTCGACAAGGCTTAATTGACAACAAGAACTGCGGTTTAGTATATAAGCCGCTTCAAGAAGAAATTGCTACACCGCATGTTCCGAAACGGGGAAGCTTTTACTCCAGCAGCACATTCCATTATGACAAAATAGTGCCGGAAAGTGTTTAG